The genomic window GGCGGCCACCGCCTCCTCCAGGTCGAAGAGCAGGAACCGGTCGCCGCGGCTGGTCGGGTCCGGGTTCAGCGGGCGCGGGCCGAGCAGGAGCAGCGGCGGGGACTCCGCGTGGCGGGCCAGCTCCAGGGTCGCCTCGCGCAGCGCGGCCAGCGGCGGCTCGGCCGCCGGGCGGGACCGGATGCCCTCCGCCAGCAGCGGGACGAGGTCCTTGACCTGCTGCAGGATCAGGCTCTCCTTCGTGGGGAAGTACCGGAAGAAGGTGCGCTCGCCCACGCCTGCGGCCAGCGCGATGTCCCGCACGGTGGTGACCTCGTAGCCCTGCTCGCGGAAGAGCCGGGTGGCCGCCTCCACCAAGGCGTCGTGGGTGCGGCGCTTGTTCTGTTCCCTGCGGCCCGGTCCTTCGTCGTTCACTCCTGGATCATCTCAGCTCGCGTCGCGCGGTCGTGCGGGGGGCGAATCTGGCAGTTCTGCCATGTTTGCTAACGTGGCAGAACTGCCACTTTTTTACCCGCGCAGATCCTCAGCCATGGAGCCCCCATGCCTTCCCTTCTCTACCGTCTGGGCCGGTGCGCGTTCCGGCGCCGACGACGTGTGCTGGCCCTCTGGCTGGCGGCGATCGCCGCGGTCGTCGGCTGCATGGTGGCCTTCGGCGGCCCCGGCAAGCTGGACGACACCTTCGCCATCCCGGGCTCGCAGTCGCAGCAGGCGCTGGACCGGATGAAGAGCGACTTCCCCGCCTCCTCCGGCACCAGCGCCCAGGTGGTCTTCACCGCGCCCGCCGGGCAGAAGGTGACCGACCCCGCCGACCTGGCGGCGATCCGCACCGCGCTCGCGGCCGCCAAGTCCGCGCCGCAGGTCGCCAAGGTGATCGACCCGGTCGCCGCGCAGACGGTCTCCGCGGACGGCAGCACCGCCGTCGCCCAGGTGCAGTACGAGGTGACCCCGAGCCAGCTGGCGTCCGGTTCGCTGGACGCGCTCAAGGGCTCCGTGGCGGTGGCCGCACAGCACCAGCCGGGGATGGACGTGCAGGTCGGCGGCGCCGCGTTCGGCTCCGGGCCCTCGAAGTCCGGCGGCAGCGACCTGATCGGCGTGGGGATCGCGGTGATCATCCTCGCGCTGACCTTCGGCTCGCTGCTGACGGCCGGTCTGCCGCTGCTGAGCGCGATAGCCGGCGTGGTCACCGCGATCGCCGGGGTGCTGTCACTGACCGGCGTGACGGCGATCTCCTCCACCGCGCAGAGCCTGGCGCTGATGATCGGCCTGGCGGTCGGCATCGACTACGCGCTCTTCATCGTCAGCCGCCACCGGGCCGCGCTGGCCCGCGGCACCTCGCCGCAGGATTCGGCCGCGCTGGCCGTCGGCACGGCCGGCAGCGCGGTGGTCTTCGCCGGGCTGACCGTGGTGATCGCGATGGCGGGCCTGTCGGTCGTCGGCATCCCCTATCTGACGGTGATGGGCCTGAGCGCGGCGGCGGCCGTGCTGATCGCCGTCCTGGTCGCGACCACGCTGCTGCCCGCGCTGCTCGGCTTCGCCGGGTCGCGGCTGGCGCCCCGGCCAGGATCCCGGGCGATGCGGCGCGAGCAGGCGGTGGCCGAGGCGCCGAGCGGCGCTGCCGCTGCTGCGGGCAGGCCCGCGAACGGCGGCGAGCGGTGGTTCAGGCTGGTCACCCGGCGCCCGCTGCTGACCCTGCTCGCCGTGCTGATCGGCGTCGGCGCGCTCGCCTGGCCCGCGCACAGCCTGCGGCTCGCGCTGCCGGACAACGGCACCGCCCCCGCCGGTTCCTCGCAGCGGCTGGCCTACGACCAGGTGAGCAAGGAGTTCGGGCCCGGCTTCAACGGGCCGCTGCTGGTGCTGGCCGACACCGGCCACAGCACCGACCCCACCGCCGCGGCCGACCACATCGCCACCGCGATCCGCGCGCTGCCCGACGTCAGCGCCGTCGCGCACCCGGTGCTGAACGCCGGCACGCACACCGCGCTGATCCAGGTGGTCCCCGCCAGCGCGCCCAGCGACCAGGCGACCAAGACGCTGGTCAGCACGATCCGGGCGAACGCCCCCGCGCTCCAGCAGCAGACCGGGGCGACGATCGGCGTGACCGGCAGCACCGCGGTGGGCATCGACGTCTCGGCCAAGCTGGACGCCGCGATGATCCCGTTCGCGGCCGTGGTGGTCGGGCTCTCGCTGCTCCTGCTGCTCCTGGTCTTCCGCTCGCTGGTCGTCCCGGTCAAGGCCGCGGTGGGCTTCCTGCTCTCGGTGGCCGCGACGCTGGGCGCCGTGGTCGCGGTCTTCCAGCTGGGCCACTTCGGCACGCTGATCGGCGTGGACCGCGCGGGGCCGG from Kitasatospora sp. NBC_01250 includes these protein-coding regions:
- a CDS encoding MMPL family transporter: MPSLLYRLGRCAFRRRRRVLALWLAAIAAVVGCMVAFGGPGKLDDTFAIPGSQSQQALDRMKSDFPASSGTSAQVVFTAPAGQKVTDPADLAAIRTALAAAKSAPQVAKVIDPVAAQTVSADGSTAVAQVQYEVTPSQLASGSLDALKGSVAVAAQHQPGMDVQVGGAAFGSGPSKSGGSDLIGVGIAVIILALTFGSLLTAGLPLLSAIAGVVTAIAGVLSLTGVTAISSTAQSLALMIGLAVGIDYALFIVSRHRAALARGTSPQDSAALAVGTAGSAVVFAGLTVVIAMAGLSVVGIPYLTVMGLSAAAAVLIAVLVATTLLPALLGFAGSRLAPRPGSRAMRREQAVAEAPSGAAAAAGRPANGGERWFRLVTRRPLLTLLAVLIGVGALAWPAHSLRLALPDNGTAPAGSSQRLAYDQVSKEFGPGFNGPLLVLADTGHSTDPTAAADHIATAIRALPDVSAVAHPVLNAGTHTALIQVVPASAPSDQATKTLVSTIRANAPALQQQTGATIGVTGSTAVGIDVSAKLDAAMIPFAAVVVGLSLLLLLLVFRSLVVPVKAAVGFLLSVAATLGAVVAVFQLGHFGTLIGVDRAGPVSSFLPIILLAVLFGLAMDYEVFLVSRQREAYVHTGQPLAAVHSGGRHSARVVTAAALIMIAVFAAFLTTDSQMLKQIAFALAAGVLLDAFVIRMTFVPAVLALTGHAAWWLPGPLARLLPNLDIEGEGLPQPHQESPPELTLVKSGTQ
- a CDS encoding TetR/AcrR family transcriptional regulator produces the protein MNDEGPGRREQNKRRTHDALVEAATRLFREQGYEVTTVRDIALAAGVGERTFFRYFPTKESLILQQVKDLVPLLAEGIRSRPAAEPPLAALREATLELARHAESPPLLLLGPRPLNPDPTSRGDRFLLFDLEEAVAAAFLARLAPGADVDPERDPEDGRVLRAAVLSRAGVSVLRAIRISYSRLPESRRATLDLLDFVHRAFLALEERER